In the Quercus lobata isolate SW786 chromosome 5, ValleyOak3.0 Primary Assembly, whole genome shotgun sequence genome, one interval contains:
- the LOC115992167 gene encoding flavonol sulfotransferase-like, producing the protein MNQNHGPTCNGQKEYWSDPKTHEKYKEIISTTPQRKGIWVADLHQHEGFWWSAYSLKGVLWARDHFMPQPNNVILSSAPKSGTTWLKALSFAVMTRSHFDEPASPLLTRLAHDCVPFLESEVRSNPQNLDLDVPLLATHIPYTSLPKSIIDSGCKIVYICRDPKDVFVSLWHFVSKMNPKAMDASALEDLHLEDAFEFFCQGYSSFGPYWDHVLGYWRASLESPEKVLFLKYEDLKNDTISWVKKLAQFMGYPFSSEEEQKGMVQKIVNLCSFENLSSLEVNKSGITQVGTNFLSLKNSSFFRKGEVGDWKNHLKLEMAMRLDQITEQKLKGSGLTFHFSSNA; encoded by the coding sequence ATGAACCAGAACCACGGTCCAACATGTAACGGGCAAAAAGAGTATTGGTCTGATCCAAAAACCCATGAAAAATACAAAGAGATCATCTCAACCACGCCACAAAGAAAGGGTATTTGGGTAGCGGATCTCCACCAGCATGAAGGTTTTTGGTGGAGTGCATACAGTTTAAAAGGAGTGTTGTGGGCTCGAGACCACTTCATGCCACAACCCAACAATGTGATCTTGAGTAGTGCTCCAAAATCTGGCACAACTTGGCTTAAGGCTTTGAGTTTTGCAGTTATGACGCGATCTCATTTTGATGAGCCTGCAAGCCCTTTACTCACCAGACTAGCTCATGATTGTGTACCCTTCTTGGAGTCTGAAGTTCGCTCAAACCCACAAAATTTAGATCTAGATGTTCCACTTTTGGCTACACACATTCCCTACACTTCCTTGCCAAAATCTATTATAGATTCTGGTTGTAAAATTGTCTACATATGTAGGGATCCAAAAGATGTATTTGTGTCTCTTTGGCACTTTGTTTCCAAGATGAATCCTAAGGCCATGGATGCCTCAGCCTTGGAAGATCTTCATCTGGAGGACgcatttgagtttttttgtcaAGGATATTCTTCATTTGGACCATATTGGGATCATGTATTAGGGTATTGGAGAGCAAGTTTGGAATCACCAGAGAAGGTACTATTTCTGAAGTATGAAGATTTGAAAAATGACACTATATCTTGGGTAAAGAAACTAGCTCAATTCATGGGTTACCCTTTTTCGtcagaagaagaacaaaaaggTATGGTGCAAAAGATTGTAAACCTATGTAGTTTTGAGAACTTGTCTAGTTTAGAGGTGAATAAAAGTGGAATCACGCAAGTTGGAACCAACTTCTTGTCCTTAAAAAATAGCTCATTTTTTAGGAAAGGTGAAGTTGGAGATTGGAAGAATCATCTTAAACTTGAAATGGCAATGCGTCTCGATCAAATAACTGAGCAAAAGCTTAAAGGTTCAGGCTTGACATTTCACTTCTCATCTAATGCATGA